A portion of the Malania oleifera isolate guangnan ecotype guangnan chromosome 3, ASM2987363v1, whole genome shotgun sequence genome contains these proteins:
- the LOC131151503 gene encoding aspartyl protease family protein At5g10770-like: MLIFDYVVKVGFGTPATNVSLVMDTGSDLAWTQCKPCSQCYQQAEPIYNYLNSKSYSNIPCKSLLCKNSTVNLLCAQNNVCIYQVLYADQTFSTGFFSREKLTLTQSEVVKNFQFGCGQSNTFAGNALVAGILGLGRGNTSIVSQTASKYKGVFSYCLPSSINIAGYLILGKTDKVPLHTIFTPILTKPNWKKQFYFIQLIAVGVGGQNLGIDPAAFSKGTTIIDSGTTLTSLFPMVYVALQTAFQKAMSKYKYPKTQSYSLQLDTCYDLSKTKKVILPKISLLFKSGAELNVDPSGILVSPKNSQSQMCLAFVDSRNPYFGIIGITQQKTYTVTYDVAGKKLGLTPGGCN; the protein is encoded by the coding sequence ATGCTCATATTTGACTATGTTGTGAAAGTGGGTTTCGGAACACCAGCAACAAATGTCTCCCTTGTTATGGATACTGGTAGTGATCTAGCATGGACTCAATGTAAACCATGCTCACAGTGCTATCAACAAGCAGAACCAATCTACAATTACTTGAATTCCAAGTCTTATTCTAACATTCCTTGCAAATCGCTTCTATGTAAGAATTCGACCGTTAATCTTCTTTGTGCTCAAAATAATGTGTGTATTTATCAAGTTTTGTATGCTGATCAAACATTTTCAACGGGGTTCTTCTCAAGAGAAAAGTTGACATTGACACAATCTGAAGTGGTCaagaattttcaatttgggtgtGGCCAAAGCAATACATTCGCCGGTAATGCCCTAGTAGCTGGAATTCTTGGACTCGGCCGAGGAAACACTTCTATAGTGTCACAAACAGCTTCTAAATATAAGGGAGTTTTCTCTTATTGCCTTCCATCTTCAATAAACATCGCGGGTTACCTTATACTTGGAAAGACTGACAAGGTACCTCTTCACACAATTTTCACACCCATCCTAACGAAACCAAATTGGAAAAAACAATTTTACTTCATCCAGTTGATAGCCGTAGGAGTCGGGGGACAAAATTTAGGCATCGATCCAGCAGCTTTTTCAAAGGGAACCACCATTATAGACTCTGGAACTACCCTCACTTCTCTATTTCCTATGGTCTATGTTGCCCTTCAAACAGCTTTTCAAAAGGCCATGTCCAAATATAAATATCCTAAAACTCAAAGTTACTCCTTACAACTAGATACATGCTACGACCTTagcaaaactaagaaagtaatctTGCCCAAGATTAGCCTTTTGTTTAAGTCTGGAGCTGAACTAAACGTAGACCCAAGTGGGATCCTTGTCTCCCCGAAGAACAGTCAGTCACAAATGTGCTTAGCTTTTGTTGATAGCAGAAACCCCTATTTTGGGATCATTGGAATCACTCAACAGAAGACATATACCGTAACCTATGATGTTGCCGGGAAAAAACTTGGGCTTACTCCAGGTGGATGCAATTAA